One Salmo trutta chromosome 12, fSalTru1.1, whole genome shotgun sequence genomic region harbors:
- the LOC115202616 gene encoding UDP-glucuronosyltransferase 2C1: protein MSERVQRSLVLPTFVWLLLPLMLLLTLPLGCHGSRILVFPIDGSHWVNMEVLVKELHGRSHQMTVIRQAESWFVRERSPHYTSVTVKLGVTTFNLSFFEQAVRNVLEGRRKGLVMGSLVQIRELVSILRAAHSATRTMLSIMLEDWALMTQLKDSSFDLMLTDPGMPAGIILAHYLNLTMVYNVRWMSFGEGHFSIAPSPISYVPVPGSGLTDTMGLLQRTQNLMHYIINLLQERLLVLPIYSDILDQHFPPGTDLLSLQQSADMWLMRVDFVFEFPRPTMPNVVYIGGFQCRPAKPLPGELEAFMQSSGEQGVVVMSLGTLISVLPKEVTEAVAAAFAQLPQKVVWRLMGKRPSSLGNNTLLLDWLPQNDLLGHPKTRAFVAHGGTNGVYEAIYHGVPVLGLPLLFDQQDNLVRLQAKGAARVLDAATLTEWEFLGALQNILKNPSYQRSMKRLSSLHRDQPLHPLDRAVFWVEYVIRNKGASHLRTEAYSMPWYSYYSLDVVALLLTIPLGSVGALFSFVRVLLKRRSKKTMPHLGNTKMENSAKPDSKSVENIPQLDKKKTEKMSHADKKTTEKTT from the coding sequence ATGTCTGAGCGTGTGCAGAGATCTCTGGTTCTGCCCACCTTTGTCTGGCTCCTCCTCCCATTGATGCTCCTCCTCACACTGCCCCTTGGTTGCCATGGCAGCAGGATCCTGGTGTTCCCTATAGACGGCAGCCACTGGGTCAACATGGAGGTGCTGGTGAAGGAGCTCCATGGGCGTAGTCACCAGATGACTGTGATACGACAGGCTGAAAGCTGGTTCGTCAGGGAGCGTTCACCACACTACACCTCAGTCACGGTAAAGCTGGGGGTTACAACGTTCAACCTGAGCTTTTTTGAGCAGGCAGTGCGTAATGTCCTGGAGGGACGCAGGAAAGGCCTGGTGATGGGCAGCCTGGTCCAGATCAGAGAGTTGGTGTCCATTCTGAGAGCTGCCCACAGCGCCACCCGCACCATGCTCTCCATTATGCTGGAGGACTGGGCCCTGATGACACAGCTCAAGGACTCAAGCTTTGATCTCATGCTCACGGACCCCGGCATGCCTGCTGGTATCATTTTAGCACATTACCTCAACCTGACCATGGTCTACAATGTGCGCTGGATGAGCTTTGGAGAGGGCCATTTCTCCATAGCCCCCTCTCCTATCTCGTATGTGCCTGTACCAGGCTCTGGGCTCACTGACACCATGGGTCTCCTCCAGAGGACACAAAACCTCATGCATTACATCATCAACCTCCTCCAGGAGCGCCTGTTGGTGCTACCCATTTACAGTGACATACTGGATCAGCATTTCCCCCCAGGGACTGACCTGCTATCCTTGCAGCAGTCAGCTGACATGTGGCTGATGAGGGTGGACTTTGTATTTGAGTTCCCGCGGCCCACTATGCCTAATGTGGTCTACATAGGGGGGTTCCAGTGCCGACCGGCCAAGCCACTGCCTGGGGAGCTGGAGGCCTTCATGCAGAGCTCTGGGGagcagggggtggtggtgatgtCCCTGGGCACCCTAATCTCTGTTCTGCCTAAGGAGGTGACTGAGGCTGTAGCTGCCGCCTTTGCCCAACTGCCACAGAAGGTTGTATGGAGGTTAATGGGAAAAAGACCATCCTCTCTAGGGAACAACACCCTGCTGCTGGACTGGCTTCCCCAGAACGACCTCCTGGGCCACCCAAAGACCCGCGCCTTCGTGGCCCATGGAGGCACCAATGGTGTCTATGAGGCCATCTACCATGGTGTCCCTGTGCTGGGCCTGCCTCTGCTGTTTGACCAGCAGGACAACCTGGTGCGTCTGCAAGCCAAGGGAGCGGCCCGGGTGCTGGATGCAGCCACACTCACGGAATGGGAGTTCCTTGGGGCATTGCAGAACATCCTGAAGAACCCTTCTTACCAGCGCAGCATGAAGAGACTTTCCAGCCTACACAGAGACCAGCCTCTGCATCCACTGGATCGTGCAGTCTTCTGGGTTGAGTATGTGATCAGGAACAAAGGGGCATCCCACCTCCGTACTGAGGCCTACAGCATGCCCTGGTACTCCTACTACAGCCTGGATGTGGTGGCCTTACTACTGACTATCCCACTGGGCTCTGTAGGTGCTCTGTTCTCCTTTGTCAGAGTGCTACTCAAACGAAGGTCCAAGAAAACAATGCCACATCTAGGGAACACGAAGATGGAGAACAGCGCTAAACCAGACTCAAAAAGCGTGGAAAACATACCTCAACTAGATAAAAAGAAAACAGAGAAAATGTCCCATGCAGATAAGAAGACAACAGAGAAAACAACCTAG